A part of Falco cherrug isolate bFalChe1 chromosome 16, bFalChe1.pri, whole genome shotgun sequence genomic DNA contains:
- the TSHB gene encoding thyrotropin subunit beta yields MSPFFVMSLLFGLTVGQTASLCAPSEYIIHVEKRECAYCLAINTTICAGFCMTRDSNGKKLLLKSALSQNVCTYKEMLYQTALIPGCPHHTIPYYSYPVAVSCKCGKCNTDYSDCVHEKVRTNYCTKPQKLRNM; encoded by the exons ATGAGTCCCTTCTTTGTGATGTCTCTCCTCTTTGGCCTGACTGTCGGTCAAACAGCGTCACTCTGTGCTCCTTCTGAGTATATAATCCATGTGGAGAAAAGGGAATGTGCTTACTGCCTGGCCATCAACACCACCATCTGCGCTGGATTTTGCATGACTCGG gaCAGCAATGGCAAGAAGCTGCTACTCAAAAGTGCTCTGTCCCAGAACGTGTGCACATATAAAGAGATGCTGTATCAAACAGCACTGATTCCTGGCTGTCCTCATCACACCATCCCTTATTATTCCTACCCTGTGGCTGTGAGCTGCAAGTGTGGTAAATGTAACACTGATTATAGTGACTGTGTTCATGAGAAGGTTAGGACAAACTATTGCACTAAACCACAGAAGCTTCGTAACATGTAA
- the TSPAN2 gene encoding tetraspanin-2 isoform X4 produces the protein MHLQPDLLGLYVLVGAGALMTTVGFFGCCGAARESQCLLGAFFACLLVIFAAEVTAGVFAFIGKKVAIQEAQKIYEDIYDDYMKNPGGEVNRTIFRYHLALQCCGKDNMEQQMGLPCPENIQMPKNCLIEIQNVIDANLHLIGIVGIAIAGITPTFSLKCVWYSRGLLLHDRAVTNRCHPAARMCRNGQSVSSAGSISQQASTTTSFRLRNQQQSEAA, from the exons GACTCTATGTATTGGTGGGAGCAGGGGCTCTCATGACCACAGTTGGATTTTTTGGGTGCTGTGGAGCAGCGCGGGAGTCTCAGTGCTTACTTGGAGCA ttcTTTGCTTGCTTGTTGGTGATATTTGCAGCTGAGGTCACTGCTGGAGTATTTGCCTTTATAGGCAAGAAAGTG GCAATACAGGAAGCCCAGAAAATCTATGAAGACATTTATGATGACTATATGAAAAATCCAGGGGGGGAGGTCAACAGGACTATCTTTCGCTACCACTTGGCT CTCCAATGCTGTGGTAAAGATAATATGGAACAACAAATGGGATTACCCTGTCCAGAGAATATCCAGATGCCAAAG aacTGCCTGATTGAAATCCAGAATGTAATTGATGCTAATCTGCATTTAATTGGAATTGTTGGAATTGCAATTGCTGGCATCACA CCCACCTTCTCCCTCAAGTGTGTATGGTATTCCCGTGGTCTGCTCCTTCACGACAGAGCTGTGACCAATAGATGTCACCCTGCTGCCAGGATGTGCAGGAACGGGCAGTCTGTGTCCAGTGCAGGAAGCATTTCCCAGCAGGCGTCCACCACGACTTCCTTCAGACTCAGAAACCAACAGCAGTCTGAAGCAGCATGA
- the TSPAN2 gene encoding tetraspanin-2 isoform X6: MTTVGFFGCCGAARESQCLLGAFFACLLVIFAAEVTAGVFAFIGKKVAIQEAQKIYEDIYDDYMKNPGGEVNRTIFRYHLALQCCGKDNMEQQMGLPCPENIQMPKNCLIEIQNVIDANLHLIGIVGIAIAGITPTFSLKCVWYSRGLLLHDRAVTNRCHPAARMCRNGQSVSSAGSISQQASTTTSFRLRNQQQSEAA, from the exons ATGACCACAGTTGGATTTTTTGGGTGCTGTGGAGCAGCGCGGGAGTCTCAGTGCTTACTTGGAGCA ttcTTTGCTTGCTTGTTGGTGATATTTGCAGCTGAGGTCACTGCTGGAGTATTTGCCTTTATAGGCAAGAAAGTG GCAATACAGGAAGCCCAGAAAATCTATGAAGACATTTATGATGACTATATGAAAAATCCAGGGGGGGAGGTCAACAGGACTATCTTTCGCTACCACTTGGCT CTCCAATGCTGTGGTAAAGATAATATGGAACAACAAATGGGATTACCCTGTCCAGAGAATATCCAGATGCCAAAG aacTGCCTGATTGAAATCCAGAATGTAATTGATGCTAATCTGCATTTAATTGGAATTGTTGGAATTGCAATTGCTGGCATCACA CCCACCTTCTCCCTCAAGTGTGTATGGTATTCCCGTGGTCTGCTCCTTCACGACAGAGCTGTGACCAATAGATGTCACCCTGCTGCCAGGATGTGCAGGAACGGGCAGTCTGTGTCCAGTGCAGGAAGCATTTCCCAGCAGGCGTCCACCACGACTTCCTTCAGACTCAGAAACCAACAGCAGTCTGAAGCAGCATGA